One genomic segment of Pseudonocardia sp. T1-2H includes these proteins:
- a CDS encoding aldehyde dehydrogenase family protein, translated as MTTSVDVASAASFDSLDPRTGEVVASYPVHTEADVRAAVDRATATAVWWDELGFAGRRERLLAWRKVLVARLDELAGIVSAETGKPFDDARLEIVLAIDHVDWAAKHAEKVLGRRRVSSGMLMANQAATLAYPPLGVVGVIGPWNYPVFTPMGSIAYALAAGNTVVFKPSELTPGVGHALATMLAEAVPGHTLIEVVTGLGETGAALCRTPGVGKIAFTGSTATGKRVMAACAETLTPVLIECGGKDALIVAADADLEAAADATVWGGMSNAGQTCVGVERVYAVESVAEEFTAKVVEKARAVRTGTEIGPMTMSSQTEVVRRHVADALARGGRAVVGGAGSVKPPFVEPVVIVDVPEDSSAVTEETFGPLIVINRVPDVDEAVRRANGTGYGLGATVFSAKDGDAIAARLRCGMVAVNGVISFAGIPALPFGGVGDSGFGRIHGEDGLREFTRPKAVARQRFPLPIAVTSFRRTSGGMKALLGLVKVLRGR; from the coding sequence GTGACCACCAGCGTCGACGTCGCGTCCGCAGCATCCTTCGACTCGCTCGACCCACGGACGGGGGAGGTCGTCGCGAGCTACCCGGTCCACACCGAGGCGGACGTCCGCGCGGCCGTCGACCGCGCCACCGCCACCGCGGTCTGGTGGGACGAGCTGGGCTTCGCCGGGCGCCGTGAGCGGCTGCTGGCCTGGCGGAAGGTGCTGGTCGCGCGCCTCGACGAGCTCGCCGGCATCGTCTCGGCGGAGACCGGCAAGCCCTTCGACGACGCCCGGCTCGAGATCGTCCTCGCCATCGACCACGTGGACTGGGCCGCCAAGCACGCCGAGAAGGTGCTCGGCCGCCGTCGCGTCTCGTCCGGGATGCTCATGGCCAACCAGGCCGCGACGCTCGCGTACCCCCCGCTCGGCGTCGTCGGCGTCATCGGGCCGTGGAACTACCCGGTGTTCACGCCGATGGGCTCGATCGCCTATGCGCTCGCCGCCGGCAACACCGTCGTGTTCAAGCCCAGCGAGCTGACGCCGGGGGTCGGCCACGCGCTCGCGACGATGCTGGCCGAGGCGGTCCCGGGACACACGTTGATCGAGGTCGTGACCGGTCTGGGGGAGACGGGCGCCGCGCTGTGCCGCACCCCGGGCGTCGGCAAGATCGCCTTCACCGGCTCGACGGCCACGGGCAAGCGGGTCATGGCGGCCTGTGCCGAGACGCTGACTCCGGTGCTGATCGAGTGCGGCGGCAAGGACGCGCTGATCGTCGCCGCGGACGCGGACCTCGAGGCCGCCGCGGACGCGACGGTCTGGGGCGGGATGTCCAACGCCGGCCAGACGTGCGTCGGCGTCGAGCGCGTGTACGCCGTCGAGTCGGTGGCGGAGGAGTTCACGGCGAAGGTCGTGGAGAAGGCCCGGGCCGTGCGGACCGGTACCGAGATCGGGCCGATGACCATGTCGTCGCAGACCGAGGTCGTCCGCCGGCACGTCGCGGACGCGCTGGCCAGGGGCGGCCGGGCGGTCGTCGGCGGCGCCGGGTCGGTGAAGCCGCCGTTCGTCGAGCCGGTCGTGATCGTCGACGTGCCGGAGGACTCCAGCGCCGTCACCGAGGAGACTTTCGGGCCCCTGATCGTGATCAACCGCGTCCCGGACGTCGACGAGGCGGTCCGCCGGGCCAACGGGACCGGCTACGGGCTGGGCGCCACCGTCTTCTCCGCGAAGGACGGTGACGCGATCGCGGCCCGGCTGCGCTGCGGCATGGTCGCGGTCAACGGCGTGATCTCGTTCGCCGGCATCCCCGCGCTGCCCTTCGGCGGGGTCGGCGACTCCGGTTTCGGCCGCATCCACGGCGAGGACGGGCTGCGCGAGTTCACCCGGCCGAAGGCCGTGGCCCGCCAGCGCTTCCCGCTGCCGATCGCCGTGACGAGCTTCCGGCGGACCTCGGGCGGGATGAAGGCCCTGCTGGGGCTGGTCAAGGTGCTGCGCGGGCGCTGA
- the nucS gene encoding endonuclease NucS: MRLVIARCQVDYVGRLTAHLPMAPRLLLVKADGSVSIHADDRAYKPLNWMSPPCWLEEQPGVWTVKNKADESLVITIDEVLHDSRHELGVDPGLVKDGVEAHLQELLAAHPETFGEGWTLVRREYMTAVGPVDLLCRDGQGGHAAVEIKRRGEIDGVEQLTRYLELMNRDPLLAPVAGVYAAQQIKPQARTLAEDRGIRCVTVDYDALRGTESKDLRLF; this comes from the coding sequence GTGCGCCTCGTCATCGCCCGTTGCCAGGTGGACTACGTCGGCCGGTTGACGGCCCACCTGCCCATGGCGCCCCGGTTGTTGCTGGTCAAGGCGGACGGTTCGGTGAGCATCCACGCGGACGACCGCGCCTACAAGCCGCTGAACTGGATGAGCCCACCGTGCTGGCTCGAGGAGCAGCCCGGGGTCTGGACGGTGAAGAACAAGGCGGACGAGTCCCTCGTCATCACCATCGACGAGGTGCTGCACGACTCGCGCCACGAGCTCGGCGTCGATCCCGGCCTGGTCAAGGACGGCGTCGAGGCGCACCTGCAGGAGCTGCTCGCCGCCCATCCGGAGACCTTCGGCGAAGGGTGGACGCTGGTCCGCCGCGAGTACATGACGGCCGTCGGTCCCGTCGACCTGCTGTGCCGGGACGGCCAGGGCGGCCACGCCGCCGTCGAGATCAAGCGGCGCGGGGAGATCGACGGCGTCGAGCAGCTGACCCGCTACCTCGAGCTGATGAACCGGGACCCGCTGCTGGCGCCGGTAGCCGGCGTCTACGCCGCGCAGCAGATCAAGCCGCAGGCGAGGACGCTCGCCGAGGACCGCGGGATCCGCTGCGTGACGGTGGACTACGACGCGTTGCGGGGCACGGAGTCGAAGGACCTGCGTCTGTTCTGA
- a CDS encoding helix-turn-helix transcriptional regulator — protein sequence MCSRSSASSSALVAAQAKVLATLPEGLREHARVVSERVLLDAPGWFHAPAEVTQLATLAQGVWEQRRARIHYARGYRDPTTVERLVAPLGLVLKAGVWYVVAGVELSGRDGDIRTYRASRIRHAELEQETFARPDDFDLGPWWAGSAARFAASMLREEVTVRLSPRGLRALPHAVDPDAATAAIARAGPPDVDGWRELTVDVESVAVAAGQLTGLGGEVEALDPPELRTALASAGRALAERNAPR from the coding sequence ATGTGCTCGCGGAGCTCGGCATCGAGCTCGGCGCTGGTCGCGGCGCAGGCGAAGGTGCTGGCCACGCTGCCGGAGGGGCTGCGCGAGCACGCCCGCGTCGTCTCCGAACGGGTGCTGCTCGACGCCCCCGGCTGGTTCCACGCGCCCGCCGAGGTCACGCAGCTCGCGACGCTCGCCCAGGGCGTCTGGGAGCAGCGACGGGCCCGGATCCACTACGCCCGCGGCTATCGGGACCCGACGACGGTGGAGCGGCTCGTCGCGCCGCTGGGACTCGTCCTGAAGGCCGGCGTCTGGTACGTCGTCGCCGGCGTCGAGCTGTCCGGCCGGGACGGCGACATCCGCACCTACCGCGCCTCCCGGATCCGGCATGCCGAGCTCGAGCAGGAGACCTTCGCCCGCCCCGACGACTTCGACCTCGGGCCCTGGTGGGCCGGTTCGGCGGCCCGGTTCGCCGCGTCCATGCTGCGGGAGGAGGTGACCGTGCGGCTCTCCCCGCGCGGCCTGCGCGCCCTCCCGCACGCTGTCGACCCGGACGCGGCGACCGCGGCGATCGCCCGGGCCGGACCACCGGACGTCGACGGGTGGCGGGAGCTGACCGTGGACGTGGAGTCCGTGGCGGTCGCCGCCGGGCAGCTCACCGGGCTGGGCGGGGAGGTCGAGGCGCTCGATCCGCCGGAGCTGCGGACGGCCCTCGCGTCCGCGGGCCGGGCCCTCGCGGAACGGAACGCGCCCCGCTGA
- a CDS encoding alpha/beta fold hydrolase, with amino-acid sequence MTTQRSGTSSARVRPLRPGQEPPEPTAQPQALEGVRSLLGTAARVVGNVPSVAGAAGRLAGELGRVAVGRSEIEPGKRDRRFADTTWTENPGYHRLMQAYLATCQAVGDVVSAADLPDWRDRERAKFLATVITSTLSPTNTLANPVALKRALETGGGSLRRGLRNFLSDVRRNGGLPTQVDRSKFRVGEDLAVTPGAVVYRDEVLELIQYQPSTTQVREIPLVVVPPQINKYYFMDLAPGRSLIEYAVSQGQQAFAISWRNPTKVQRDWDLDTYGRAILSALDAVSAITRSEQVNLFGLCAGGITTAVVLNHLADTGQDRVRSVSFGVTLLDWGAEAPIGMLAAGPIVGIADFRSRQVGILDARSLASVFTWMRPDDLVWNYWVNNYLLGKEPPSFDILAWNADGTNLPAALHRQFLDVFARNSMTRPGELTVLGSPVDLKQVKVEAYITGGTTDHLTPWNGCYASATLLGGDSTFVLTNTGHIQTLVCPPGNPKSRYWTGPEPHGIDATTWRDQATGHEGTWWEHWAGWIGERSGPLKRAPARPGARSTPPSATPRAPTSSPRPDLPPDPPAPRLDSCGPSPRLARRQIATRGFSCPDSRAIPEPPRVGI; translated from the coding sequence ATGACCACGCAGCGTTCGGGAACCAGTTCGGCCCGGGTACGACCGCTGCGACCCGGGCAGGAGCCGCCGGAGCCGACGGCTCAGCCCCAGGCCCTCGAGGGGGTGCGCAGCCTGCTCGGCACGGCGGCGAGGGTGGTCGGCAACGTGCCGTCCGTGGCCGGCGCCGCGGGCCGTCTCGCCGGCGAGCTCGGGCGGGTGGCCGTCGGGCGGTCCGAGATCGAGCCCGGCAAGCGGGACCGCCGCTTCGCCGACACCACCTGGACCGAGAACCCGGGCTACCACCGGCTGATGCAGGCCTACCTGGCCACGTGCCAGGCCGTCGGGGACGTCGTGTCGGCCGCGGACCTGCCGGACTGGCGGGACCGCGAGCGGGCGAAGTTCCTGGCCACGGTGATCACGTCCACGCTGTCGCCCACCAACACCCTCGCCAACCCGGTCGCCCTGAAGCGGGCCCTGGAGACCGGGGGCGGGAGCCTGCGCCGCGGGCTGCGCAACTTCCTCTCCGACGTCCGGCGCAACGGCGGACTGCCCACGCAGGTCGACCGGTCGAAGTTCCGCGTCGGCGAGGACCTGGCCGTGACGCCGGGCGCCGTCGTCTACCGCGACGAGGTGCTGGAGTTGATCCAGTACCAGCCCTCGACGACGCAGGTCCGGGAGATCCCGCTGGTGGTGGTACCGCCGCAGATCAACAAGTACTACTTCATGGACCTCGCCCCCGGCCGCTCGTTGATCGAGTACGCGGTGTCCCAGGGGCAGCAGGCGTTCGCGATCTCGTGGCGCAACCCGACGAAGGTCCAGCGGGACTGGGACCTGGACACCTACGGCCGCGCGATCCTCTCCGCGCTCGACGCCGTCTCCGCGATCACCCGCTCGGAGCAGGTCAACCTGTTCGGGCTCTGCGCAGGCGGCATCACCACGGCGGTGGTGCTCAACCACCTCGCGGACACCGGGCAGGACCGGGTGCGCAGCGTCAGCTTCGGCGTCACCCTCCTGGACTGGGGCGCGGAGGCGCCGATCGGGATGCTGGCGGCCGGGCCCATCGTGGGGATCGCGGACTTCCGGTCCCGGCAGGTCGGGATCCTCGACGCCCGCTCGCTCGCCTCGGTGTTCACCTGGATGCGGCCGGACGACCTGGTGTGGAACTACTGGGTCAACAACTACCTGCTCGGCAAGGAGCCCCCGTCGTTCGACATCCTCGCCTGGAACGCCGACGGGACGAACCTGCCGGCGGCCCTGCACCGGCAGTTCCTCGACGTGTTCGCGCGCAACTCGATGACGAGGCCCGGCGAGCTCACCGTGCTGGGCTCGCCCGTCGACCTCAAGCAGGTGAAGGTCGAGGCCTACATCACCGGTGGCACCACGGACCACCTGACCCCGTGGAACGGCTGCTACGCCTCGGCGACCCTGCTCGGCGGCGACTCCACGTTCGTGCTCACGAACACCGGGCACATCCAGACCCTCGTGTGCCCGCCGGGGAACCCGAAGTCCCGGTACTGGACGGGCCCGGAGCCACACGGCATCGACGCGACCACCTGGCGGGACCAGGCGACGGGGCACGAGGGCACTTGGTGGGAGCACTGGGCGGGCTGGATCGGGGAGCGCTCGGGTCCCCTCAAGCGCGCCCCCGCCCGCCCGGGAGCAAGGAGCACCCCTCCCTCGGCGACGCCCCGGGCACCTACGTCCTCGCCCAGGCCTGACCTGCCGCCCGACCCACCCGCTCCGAGGCTCGACTCGTGCGGCCCCAGCCCCCGACTCGCGCGGCGCCAGATCGCGACTCGCGGGTTCTCTTGCCCCGACTCGCGGGCGATCCCGGAACCTCCGCGAGTCGGGATTTGA
- a CDS encoding NUDIX domain-containing protein, producing the protein MTVREDAIRRPDGSDGVYGVVDKPTYALVIPRDGSRLHLVEQFRYPVGERRWEFPAGTAPDRAAQDPADLAVRELVEETGMQAGRMELLGTLDVAPGMSSQRGHVYLATELTQGEAQREHTEQDMRTAWFTTAEFEAMVRDGELTDAQTLAAYTLLRLHDQR; encoded by the coding sequence ATGACGGTCCGCGAGGACGCCATCCGCCGCCCTGACGGCAGCGACGGCGTGTACGGCGTGGTCGACAAGCCGACCTACGCCCTGGTCATCCCCCGCGACGGGAGCCGCCTGCACCTGGTCGAGCAGTTCCGGTACCCGGTGGGCGAGCGTCGCTGGGAGTTCCCCGCCGGCACCGCCCCCGACCGCGCCGCCCAGGACCCGGCCGACCTGGCCGTGCGCGAACTCGTCGAGGAGACGGGAATGCAAGCCGGCCGGATGGAGCTGCTGGGCACCCTCGACGTCGCGCCGGGGATGTCCAGCCAGCGGGGGCACGTCTACCTCGCGACCGAGCTGACCCAGGGCGAGGCACAGCGCGAGCACACCGAGCAGGACATGCGGACGGCGTGGTTCACGACCGCCGAGTTCGAGGCGATGGTCCGCGACGGCGAGCTGACGGACGCGCAGACCCTCGCGGCGTACACGCTGCTACGGCTCCACGACCAGCGGTAG
- a CDS encoding cytochrome P450 family protein, producing the protein MTATDLMSPEMLANPYTGYGRLREQAPVLQGTFLGRTPVWVVTRYADVRAVLGDPETFANDPASVPGNSAVDVRQQGMEAMGVPADLAHYLIDSIISADGADHTRLRKLVSRAFTVRRVANLRPRVEEITANLLDALAAAEQPVDLVETFAYPLPITVICELVGIPEADRAGWHEWGRVLVSMDPTRIPTALREMVEHVLDVIARRRAQPADDLLSELVRVQEAEGDRLSDDELVTMVLSLVIAGHETTAHLVSRAVIALLAHPDQLELLRADPGLWPGAVTELMRRIGPVQSASTRYATRDVEIGGVPVPAGSAIQPVLVSANSDPREYADPDRLDITRRSERGEGHVGFGYGPHYCLGAALARQEGEVALRALFERFPDMRLAVEPGELEWAKSPGMRRVLALPLVVEP; encoded by the coding sequence ATGACCGCCACGGACCTGATGTCGCCGGAGATGCTCGCGAACCCGTACACGGGCTACGGGAGGCTGCGCGAGCAGGCGCCCGTCCTGCAGGGGACGTTCCTCGGCCGGACGCCGGTGTGGGTGGTGACCCGGTACGCGGACGTCCGCGCCGTCCTGGGCGACCCCGAGACGTTCGCCAACGATCCGGCGTCGGTACCGGGGAACTCCGCGGTGGACGTCCGGCAGCAGGGCATGGAGGCCATGGGGGTGCCGGCGGACCTCGCGCACTACCTGATCGACAGCATCATCAGCGCCGACGGCGCGGACCACACCCGGCTGCGCAAGCTGGTCTCGCGGGCCTTCACCGTCCGGCGGGTGGCGAACCTGCGACCTCGGGTCGAGGAGATCACGGCGAACCTGCTGGACGCGCTCGCGGCCGCCGAGCAGCCCGTCGACCTGGTGGAGACGTTCGCCTACCCGCTGCCGATCACCGTCATCTGCGAGCTGGTCGGCATCCCCGAGGCGGACCGGGCGGGCTGGCACGAGTGGGGGCGGGTGCTGGTCTCGATGGACCCCACCCGGATCCCGACGGCGCTGCGGGAGATGGTCGAGCACGTCCTGGACGTGATCGCGCGGCGTCGTGCGCAGCCCGCGGACGACCTGCTGAGCGAGCTCGTCCGGGTCCAGGAGGCCGAGGGGGACCGCTTGTCCGACGACGAGCTGGTCACCATGGTCCTCTCGCTGGTGATCGCCGGGCACGAGACGACCGCGCACCTGGTCTCCCGGGCCGTCATCGCGCTGCTCGCCCACCCGGACCAGCTCGAGCTCCTCCGGGCGGACCCCGGGCTCTGGCCGGGCGCGGTCACCGAGCTGATGCGCCGGATCGGGCCGGTGCAGTCCGCGTCCACGCGGTACGCGACCCGGGACGTCGAGATCGGGGGCGTGCCCGTCCCGGCGGGGTCCGCGATCCAGCCGGTGCTGGTCTCCGCGAACTCGGACCCGCGCGAGTATGCCGACCCGGACCGGCTGGACATCACCCGCAGGTCGGAGCGCGGGGAGGGGCACGTCGGGTTCGGGTACGGGCCGCACTACTGCCTCGGTGCCGCACTCGCCCGGCAGGAGGGCGAGGTGGCGTTGAGGGCGCTGTTCGAGCGCTTCCCGGACATGAGGCTCGCCGTCGAGCCCGGCGAGCTGGAGTGGGCGAAGTCGCCGGGGATGCGGCGGGTCCTCGCCCTACCGCTGGTCGTGGAGCCGTAG
- a CDS encoding TetR/AcrR family transcriptional regulator encodes MAAPEQPATRVERVLDSAAELLVRWGYRRVTIEDVAKHAGIGKGTVYLHFRTKDALFLTVLLRSHHAVVARMAERMERDPAEALPGRSVRSLYRELVEDPVVRPLYLGDPEILGRLAHEAADTLGDIGTRRVEVGRRWFTLLRDAGLMRTDLTVDEQMHVFSAVTTGFFFLDGMATAPGPADPGRRADLLEHALASALEIPGAAPDVEIARDCAALHRSLLDHIDEEWQRRVR; translated from the coding sequence GTGGCCGCACCCGAACAGCCCGCCACGCGGGTCGAGCGCGTGCTCGACTCGGCCGCGGAGCTGCTCGTCCGCTGGGGGTACCGGCGGGTGACCATCGAGGACGTCGCGAAGCACGCCGGGATCGGCAAGGGCACCGTCTACCTGCACTTCCGCACCAAGGACGCGCTGTTCCTGACCGTCCTGCTGCGCAGCCACCACGCCGTCGTCGCGCGGATGGCCGAGCGGATGGAGCGGGACCCCGCGGAGGCGCTGCCCGGCCGGTCCGTCCGGTCCCTCTACCGCGAGCTCGTCGAGGACCCGGTCGTGCGGCCGCTCTACCTCGGGGACCCGGAGATCCTCGGCCGGCTCGCGCACGAGGCGGCAGACACGCTCGGCGATATCGGCACCCGGCGGGTCGAGGTCGGCCGGCGCTGGTTCACCCTGCTGCGCGACGCCGGGCTGATGCGCACGGACCTGACGGTCGACGAGCAGATGCACGTCTTCAGTGCCGTCACGACGGGCTTCTTCTTCCTCGACGGCATGGCGACGGCGCCGGGGCCGGCCGATCCGGGCCGGCGCGCGGACCTGCTGGAGCACGCGCTCGCCTCCGCGCTGGAGATCCCGGGCGCCGCACCGGACGTCGAGATCGCCCGGGACTGCGCCGCGCTCCACCGCTCGTTGCTCGACCACATCGACGAGGAATGGCAACGCCGCGTCCGGTGA
- a CDS encoding enoyl-CoA hydratase-related protein, producing the protein MADYEHLLVKQDGDTIRITMNRPERRNALSEPHLRELLAAFEDAGRSDATGIVLGAEGKAFSAGHDFADVASRDLAGVRDLLKLCTKVMATIQEVPQVVIARVQAIATAAGCQLVATCDLAVAAESAAFALPGGKGGWFCHTPAVPVARNVGRKRLMELALTGDPVDARTAAEWGLVNYAVPDAELDARTDELLARATRGSRFGKGVGKQTLYSQLDRPEADAYAVAVEVMASMSQSPGAKEGMASFLEKRPAVWPD; encoded by the coding sequence ATGGCGGACTACGAACACCTGCTGGTGAAGCAGGACGGGGACACGATCCGGATCACGATGAACCGGCCCGAGCGGCGCAACGCCCTGTCCGAGCCGCACCTGCGCGAGCTGCTGGCCGCGTTCGAGGACGCGGGCCGCAGCGACGCGACGGGCATCGTCCTGGGTGCCGAGGGCAAGGCCTTCTCCGCGGGGCACGACTTCGCGGACGTCGCCTCGCGGGACCTCGCCGGGGTGCGTGACCTGCTGAAGCTGTGCACGAAGGTCATGGCGACCATCCAGGAGGTGCCGCAGGTCGTCATCGCCCGCGTCCAGGCGATCGCGACGGCGGCCGGGTGCCAGCTCGTCGCCACCTGCGACCTCGCCGTCGCCGCCGAGTCCGCAGCGTTCGCGCTGCCCGGCGGCAAGGGTGGCTGGTTCTGCCACACGCCCGCGGTTCCGGTGGCGCGCAACGTCGGCCGCAAGCGGCTGATGGAGCTCGCGCTCACCGGCGACCCGGTCGACGCGCGCACCGCGGCCGAGTGGGGCCTGGTCAACTACGCCGTCCCAGACGCCGAGCTGGACGCGAGGACGGACGAGCTGCTGGCCCGGGCGACCCGCGGCAGCCGGTTCGGCAAGGGCGTGGGGAAACAGACGCTGTACTCCCAGCTCGACCGGCCGGAGGCGGACGCGTACGCCGTCGCCGTCGAGGTGATGGCGTCGATGTCGCAGTCCCCCGGCGCCAAGGAGGGCATGGCGTCCTTCCTCGAGAAGCGCCCCGCCGTGTGGCCCGACTAG
- the ehuB gene encoding ectoine/hydroxyectoine ABC transporter substrate-binding protein EhuB, protein MIVLNRRHLFALAGAGLAGAATAGCGSRSASALQRGREDGVLRVGLAGERPYGYSAPDGTVTGEQPEVARAVLAKLGIGGIEAVQVGFDGLISGLQQGQFDVIAAGMTITPGRCGQVAFSRPDFLAPPAFLVPDGNPRGIRTFEGVHRARLRLGVLRGSAEEEYASAAGVAAENVTAFDGQSELFRAVATGKVDAGALTRISLLDELSRNPGSGLTVTPGVTALVNGARVVPAGAFAFARTETDLRDAFDAALAELHSSGEWEKLTAPFGFTSDNLPPRDLTTRAVCSGTATL, encoded by the coding sequence ATGATCGTGCTCAACCGGAGACACCTGTTCGCGCTCGCCGGCGCGGGCCTCGCCGGTGCGGCGACGGCCGGCTGCGGCTCCCGGTCCGCGTCCGCGCTGCAACGGGGCCGGGAGGACGGCGTGCTGCGCGTCGGGCTCGCCGGCGAGCGGCCCTACGGCTACTCCGCGCCGGACGGCACGGTCACCGGCGAGCAGCCGGAGGTCGCCCGCGCCGTGCTGGCGAAGCTGGGCATCGGCGGGATCGAGGCCGTGCAGGTCGGCTTCGACGGGCTGATCAGCGGCCTGCAGCAGGGCCAGTTCGACGTCATCGCCGCGGGCATGACGATCACCCCCGGCCGGTGTGGACAGGTCGCGTTCTCCCGCCCGGACTTCCTCGCGCCGCCGGCGTTCCTCGTGCCGGACGGGAACCCGCGCGGCATCCGGACGTTCGAGGGCGTGCACCGGGCGCGGCTGCGGCTCGGCGTGCTGCGCGGCTCGGCCGAGGAGGAGTACGCCTCCGCCGCGGGTGTCGCCGCGGAGAACGTCACCGCCTTCGACGGGCAGAGCGAGCTGTTCCGCGCGGTCGCCACGGGCAAGGTGGACGCCGGCGCGCTGACCCGCATCTCCCTGCTCGACGAGCTCTCCCGCAACCCGGGGTCGGGCCTGACGGTGACCCCGGGCGTCACCGCGCTGGTGAACGGCGCCCGTGTCGTCCCGGCCGGGGCGTTCGCGTTCGCCCGGACCGAGACGGACCTGCGCGACGCGTTCGACGCCGCCCTGGCCGAGCTGCACTCGTCCGGCGAGTGGGAGAAGCTCACCGCGCCCTTCGGCTTCACCTCGGACAACCTCCCACCGAGGGACCTCACCACCCGGGCGGTCTGCTCCGGCACCGCCACCCTCTGA
- the ehuD gene encoding ectoine/hydroxyectoine ABC transporter permease subunit EhuD, translating into MATGSAPLWDWDYAFSILPDLLRALVTTIEITVLGSIVAFVLGLVIAVLRRARIPVVDQVLWALVEVIRSTPLLVQIFFLFFVLPQFGLTLSAFVVGVTALGVHYATYTSEVYRAGIDAVPKGQWEAATALSLPRSRVWTGVILPQAIPRVLPALGNYAISMFKEVPLLLAIGVVEVVNAGRELGSETFRFTEPYTIAGVLFLVLSYPASMLVRRLERRAAVR; encoded by the coding sequence ATGGCGACCGGGTCGGCACCACTCTGGGACTGGGACTACGCGTTCTCGATCCTTCCGGACCTGCTCAGGGCGCTGGTGACGACGATCGAGATCACGGTGCTCGGCTCGATCGTCGCGTTCGTGCTGGGGCTGGTGATCGCGGTCCTCCGGCGGGCCCGGATCCCGGTCGTCGACCAGGTGCTGTGGGCGCTGGTGGAGGTCATCCGCTCGACCCCGCTGCTGGTCCAGATCTTCTTCCTGTTCTTCGTGCTGCCGCAGTTCGGGCTGACGCTCAGCGCCTTCGTCGTCGGGGTGACCGCACTCGGCGTGCACTACGCGACCTACACGTCGGAGGTCTACCGGGCGGGTATCGACGCGGTCCCGAAGGGACAGTGGGAGGCCGCGACGGCGCTGAGCCTGCCCCGTTCCCGGGTGTGGACCGGGGTGATCCTGCCGCAGGCGATCCCGCGGGTGCTGCCGGCGCTGGGCAACTACGCGATCTCGATGTTCAAGGAGGTCCCGCTGCTGCTGGCGATCGGCGTCGTGGAGGTGGTCAACGCGGGCCGCGAGCTCGGCTCGGAGACCTTCCGGTTCACCGAGCCGTACACGATCGCCGGCGTGCTGTTCCTCGTCCTGAGCTATCCGGCCTCGATGCTGGTCCGGAGATTGGAGCGCCGTGCCGCCGTCCGCTGA
- the ehuC gene encoding ectoine/hydroxyectoine ABC transporter permease subunit EhuC: protein MSDNLSRIVPVLLQGLPPTVIATVGGIVLTILLSVAAGLLLLSPRRWVRVLVRIYVEGFRGTSEVVQLFWIYFVLPVLIGFQLVPLWAGVLVLGLNHGAYGAEIVRGAVQSVPRAQYEGAIALSLSPAQRMRRVIFPQALVEMLPPMNNLFIQLLKSTAILALITVPEVTRQARDVLIPNYGDDTILIFGLVFLVYLVLAAILTALMRLAERIASRRVGRRPSRAARVAARAAGPGVSDRMAGI, encoded by the coding sequence GTGTCCGACAACCTGTCGCGGATCGTCCCGGTACTGCTGCAGGGCCTGCCGCCGACGGTGATCGCGACGGTGGGCGGGATCGTGCTCACGATCCTGCTGTCCGTCGCGGCCGGTCTGCTGCTGCTCTCGCCGCGGCGGTGGGTCCGTGTCCTGGTACGGATCTACGTCGAGGGCTTCCGCGGCACGTCGGAGGTGGTCCAGCTGTTCTGGATCTACTTCGTGCTGCCGGTGCTGATCGGGTTCCAGCTGGTGCCGCTCTGGGCCGGCGTGCTGGTCCTGGGACTCAACCACGGCGCGTACGGAGCGGAGATCGTCCGCGGCGCCGTGCAGTCCGTGCCGCGGGCACAGTACGAAGGGGCGATCGCGCTCAGCCTCTCCCCGGCGCAGCGGATGCGGCGGGTGATCTTCCCGCAGGCCCTCGTGGAGATGCTCCCGCCGATGAACAACCTGTTCATCCAGCTCCTGAAGTCCACCGCGATCCTCGCCCTGATCACGGTGCCGGAGGTGACCCGGCAGGCCCGTGACGTGCTGATCCCCAACTACGGCGACGACACGATCCTGATCTTCGGCCTGGTGTTCCTCGTCTACCTCGTGCTGGCGGCGATCCTCACCGCGCTGATGCGGCTCGCCGAGCGGATCGCGTCGCGGAGGGTGGGGCGGCGCCCGTCGCGGGCGGCTCGGGTCGCGGCCCGGGCGGCCGGCCCGGGGGTCTCGGACCGGATGGCGGGGATCTGA